One stretch of Pararhizobium qamdonense DNA includes these proteins:
- a CDS encoding GNAT family N-acetyltransferase: MTRSVFRFLSRQPGPIEIGNAAHMLRLPKSTDYRQWYQLRSESRAFLEPWEPTWRADEMTESAFRTRVIRNEQEFSSGQAVPLFIISRDEDQLIGGLTIGYIRRGAAQCCMIGYWMGERFAGKGHMAQAVKLAIPYIFSSLQLHRIEAACIPENHRSIRLLEKAGFQREGYLREYLKINGQWRDHLMFSLLSQDSMQHKNSSD, encoded by the coding sequence ATGACACGATCGGTGTTTCGGTTTCTGTCGAGGCAGCCGGGTCCGATCGAAATTGGCAATGCGGCGCACATGCTGCGCCTGCCCAAATCCACCGATTACCGCCAATGGTACCAGCTGCGCAGCGAAAGCCGCGCCTTTCTGGAGCCCTGGGAGCCGACATGGCGGGCCGACGAGATGACCGAAAGCGCCTTTCGCACCCGCGTCATCCGCAATGAACAGGAATTTTCCTCCGGCCAGGCCGTTCCCCTGTTCATCATTTCACGCGACGAAGACCAGCTGATCGGCGGCCTGACAATCGGCTATATCCGCCGGGGCGCCGCCCAATGCTGCATGATCGGCTACTGGATGGGCGAAAGATTTGCCGGCAAGGGGCACATGGCGCAGGCCGTCAAGCTCGCAATCCCCTATATCTTTTCGAGCCTTCAGTTGCACCGTATTGAAGCAGCCTGTATTCCCGAGAACCACAGAAGCATCCGGCTCCTTGAAAAGGCCGGGTTTCAGCGCGAAGGCTATTTGCGGGAATACCTGAAAATCAACGGGCAATGGCGGGATCATCTGATGTTTTCCCTCCTCTCGCAGGACAGCATGCAACATAAGAATTCGAGTGATTGA
- a CDS encoding sensor domain-containing phosphodiesterase — protein sequence MFLTRLPPHPSARRLLALLTAMMIAFCLIGSGAALATEPVKISREDTALDLTATTEIYTGRGEAFQVSTAPGTDGIVRRIEVRSSADNHQGDWAVFALANVSEEQLERVIVAPHFRLVNSKLFWPDLGSQRILSITPSEGFALDRQPSDEADVFRITLNPGSVITFVAELAGPDLPQIYLWQPDAYKDTVNAFTLYRGIVLGIAGLLAVFLTILFVVKGTSMLPATAALAWAVLAYICVDFGFLSKLISITAGDERIWRAGSEVFLAAGLVIFLFTYLNLNRWHQHLSYATLAWILGLGLLFGVAIYDPAIASGIARLSFALTGTAGIVLIAYLGFNRYDRAILLVPAWLLILVWLFGAWLTVTGQLANDIVQPALGGGLVLIVLLIGFTVMQHAFAGGAYSQGLFSDLERQSLALTGSGDTVWDWDVARDRVVTIPDISGQLGLSPGTMHGAARNWLPRLHPDDRDRFRATLDVLLEHRRGRLNHEFRVRAEDGHYHWLSIRARPVLGANGEIIRCVGTIVDITEQKNSIDRLLHNALNDNLTGLPNRQIFLDRLQSLLSLAPGSTAVRPTVITIDIDRYKQVNDMLGIAAGDNILIALTRRLRRLVKPQDTLARLGGDEFGLILMSERDTAKVADFADAVSKAIMVPLNFGNKEINLTASIGLVSWVDQQENAAGLLDDAELAMFRAKKAGGNRVEPFRPAFRASGTDRLQLETDLRRAIERKELSLVYQPIVRLVDAEIAGFEALMRWEHPKRGSISPSEFIPIAENSDLINELGMFAFEKATSDLTEWQIQTGELPIFVSVNLSSAQLLNNELYDDIRAVLNKNHCDPHKVKVELTESVVMENPEQARLVLEKLKDAGLRLALDDFGTGHSSLAYLTRFPFDTIKIDKSLVRDPSDKRSILLRSVITMARELEMQVVAEGIESEEDAIQLAQMGCDFGQSFLFGPPIGSDSIQRLLKERFPLMKRA from the coding sequence ATGTTTTTGACCCGCCTGCCACCTCACCCGTCAGCACGCAGACTTTTGGCGCTTCTCACCGCCATGATGATCGCGTTCTGCCTGATCGGGAGCGGTGCTGCGCTTGCCACCGAGCCAGTCAAGATTTCACGCGAGGACACGGCGCTTGATCTGACGGCAACGACGGAAATCTATACCGGCCGCGGCGAAGCCTTCCAGGTTTCGACGGCGCCCGGCACAGACGGCATCGTACGGCGCATCGAGGTTCGCTCCAGCGCCGACAACCATCAGGGCGACTGGGCGGTGTTTGCGCTGGCCAACGTGTCGGAAGAGCAGCTGGAGCGCGTCATCGTCGCCCCGCATTTCCGTCTGGTGAATTCGAAGCTGTTCTGGCCGGACCTTGGCTCGCAGCGCATCCTGTCGATCACCCCGAGCGAGGGGTTTGCGCTCGACCGCCAGCCGAGCGACGAGGCCGACGTGTTCCGCATCACGCTCAATCCCGGTTCGGTCATCACCTTCGTCGCCGAACTTGCCGGGCCTGACCTGCCGCAGATCTATCTCTGGCAGCCGGACGCCTACAAGGACACGGTAAACGCGTTCACGCTCTATCGCGGCATCGTGCTGGGCATTGCCGGCCTCTTGGCCGTGTTCCTCACCATTCTCTTCGTCGTCAAGGGAACCTCGATGCTGCCGGCGACGGCGGCACTGGCCTGGGCGGTGCTTGCCTATATCTGCGTCGATTTCGGCTTCCTGTCGAAACTGATCTCGATCACCGCAGGCGACGAGCGCATCTGGCGCGCAGGCAGCGAGGTGTTTCTCGCCGCCGGTCTTGTCATCTTCCTGTTCACCTATCTCAACCTCAACCGCTGGCACCAGCACCTGAGCTATGCGACGCTCGCCTGGATCCTCGGACTTGGCCTTTTGTTCGGCGTAGCGATTTACGACCCGGCGATCGCGTCCGGTATTGCCCGCCTCTCGTTTGCGCTGACCGGTACTGCCGGCATCGTGCTGATCGCCTATCTCGGCTTCAACCGCTATGACCGCGCCATCCTTCTGGTGCCGGCCTGGCTTCTGATCCTCGTCTGGCTGTTTGGCGCCTGGCTGACCGTCACCGGACAGCTGGCCAACGATATCGTCCAGCCGGCGCTTGGCGGCGGCCTGGTTCTGATCGTGCTTCTGATCGGCTTCACGGTGATGCAGCATGCCTTTGCCGGCGGCGCCTATAGCCAGGGGCTGTTTTCGGACCTGGAGCGCCAGTCGCTGGCGCTGACCGGTTCGGGCGATACCGTCTGGGACTGGGACGTGGCGCGCGACCGTGTCGTCACCATCCCGGATATTTCCGGCCAGCTCGGCCTCTCGCCCGGCACCATGCACGGCGCTGCCCGCAACTGGCTGCCGAGGCTGCATCCCGACGACCGCGACCGGTTCCGCGCCACGCTTGACGTGCTTCTGGAACATCGCAGGGGCCGTCTCAACCACGAGTTCCGCGTGCGCGCCGAAGACGGGCATTATCACTGGCTCTCGATCCGCGCCCGCCCGGTGCTCGGCGCCAACGGCGAAATCATCCGCTGCGTCGGCACGATCGTCGATATTACCGAGCAGAAGAATTCGATCGACCGGCTGCTGCACAATGCGCTGAACGACAACCTCACGGGCCTGCCGAACCGGCAGATTTTCCTCGACCGGCTGCAATCGCTTCTGTCGCTGGCACCAGGCTCGACGGCTGTGCGCCCCACCGTTATCACCATCGATATCGACCGCTACAAGCAGGTCAACGACATGCTTGGCATTGCCGCCGGCGACAATATCCTGATCGCGCTGACCCGCCGCCTGCGCCGCCTGGTCAAGCCTCAGGACACGCTGGCGCGGCTTGGCGGCGACGAATTCGGGCTGATCCTGATGTCGGAGCGCGACACGGCCAAGGTCGCCGATTTTGCCGATGCCGTTTCCAAGGCGATTATGGTACCGCTCAATTTCGGCAACAAAGAAATCAACCTGACGGCCTCGATCGGCCTCGTCTCCTGGGTCGATCAGCAGGAAAATGCAGCCGGCCTGCTTGACGATGCCGAGCTTGCGATGTTCCGCGCCAAGAAGGCCGGCGGCAACCGCGTCGAACCCTTCCGCCCGGCCTTCCGCGCCTCGGGCACCGACCGCCTGCAGCTCGAAACCGACCTGCGCCGCGCCATCGAGCGCAAGGAACTCAGCCTCGTCTATCAGCCGATCGTGCGCCTGGTCGATGCCGAAATTGCCGGCTTCGAGGCGTTGATGCGCTGGGAACATCCCAAGCGTGGCAGCATCTCGCCGTCGGAATTCATTCCGATCGCCGAAAATTCCGATCTGATCAACGAGCTCGGCATGTTCGCCTTCGAAAAGGCCACCAGCGACCTGACCGAATGGCAGATCCAGACCGGCGAGCTGCCGATCTTCGTTTCCGTCAACCTGTCGAGCGCGCAACTGCTCAACAACGAACTCTATGACGACATCCGTGCGGTCTTGAACAAGAACCATTGCGATCCGCATAAGGTGAAGGTGGAACTGACCGAATCCGTCGTCATGGAAAACCCGGAACAGGCGCGGCTTGTGCTGGAGAAGCTCAAGGATGCGGGCTTGCGGCTGGCGCTCGACGATTTCGGCACCGGCCATTCGTCGCTTGCCTACCTCACCCGCTTTCCGTTCGACACGATCAAGATCGACAAGTCGCTGGTCCGCGACCCCAGCGACAAACGCTCCATCCTCCTGCGCTCCGTCATCACCATGGCCCGCGAACTGGAGATGCAGGTCGTCGCCGAAGGCATCGAATCCGAGGAAGACGCCATCCAGCTCGCCCAGATGGGCTGCGATTTCGGCCAAAGCTTCCTCTTCGGCCCCCCCATCGGCTCGGACTCGATCCAGCGGCTGCTGAAGGAGAGGTTTCCGTTGATGAAGCGGGCGTGA
- a CDS encoding type II toxin-antitoxin system PemK/MazF family toxin, whose product MATKYGIRIKAAPKVGNIYWCDLHPENVIHIPEFWKKRPVVVVSKNATLHGKVTVLPMTTDDDNAKNANAIEISAEMQGRIDGKRTWVVCDHLMTVATSRLDNVSNTPPRLKGDELTVILQKAHAIIAGWVPPLPANVAVTKTRPSE is encoded by the coding sequence ATGGCAACGAAGTATGGAATACGTATAAAAGCTGCGCCCAAAGTGGGAAACATCTATTGGTGTGACTTACACCCCGAAAACGTGATCCATATCCCTGAATTCTGGAAAAAGCGCCCTGTCGTTGTCGTCAGCAAGAACGCAACCTTGCACGGTAAGGTCACGGTATTGCCGATGACTACGGATGACGACAACGCGAAGAATGCGAACGCCATTGAGATCAGCGCCGAAATGCAAGGCAGGATTGATGGCAAGCGTACATGGGTAGTGTGTGACCATCTCATGACAGTGGCAACCAGCAGGCTCGACAATGTGAGCAACACTCCGCCGCGTTTAAAGGGTGACGAACTAACGGTGATTTTACAGAAGGCGCATGCCATCATTGCGGGGTGGGTGCCACCTCTGCCGGCGAACGTAGCAGTTACAAAAACACGGCCGTCCGAGTGA
- a CDS encoding zinc-binding metallopeptidase family protein gives MRLYECGNCGNPVHFDNRVCINCGSQLGFLPEAMSMQAVTPASEDLWQASSRPVADVRFCANAAHDICNWLISTNDDHAYCQACRYNRIVPVTDNPEGLARWQKIGQAQRHLFYSLLRWKLPRPGRDADPQGGLVFDFLADEVDANGNVVPAMTGHEDGLISLRAAEANDATRESVRVSMNEPYRTLLGHFRHEIGHFYWAQLVRDEQTLAEARALFGDEREDYAEALKRNYEQGPPADWQLNFISTYASAHPAEDFAECWAHFFHIVDTLETARSFGLSTEPRRHEDMAAEVDFDPYRANDAQPLVDAWVPLSVALNSIQRSMGQPDSYPFVLSPPVVQKLDFINSLIRRAGAVYGQ, from the coding sequence ATGAGACTTTACGAATGCGGCAACTGCGGAAATCCCGTCCATTTCGACAATCGCGTCTGCATCAATTGCGGGTCGCAACTCGGCTTCCTGCCGGAGGCCATGTCGATGCAGGCGGTAACACCCGCAAGCGAAGACCTGTGGCAGGCATCTTCGCGTCCGGTGGCGGATGTGCGCTTCTGCGCCAATGCCGCCCACGATATCTGCAACTGGCTGATCTCCACCAATGACGATCACGCCTATTGCCAGGCCTGCCGCTACAACCGCATCGTGCCGGTGACAGACAATCCCGAAGGCTTGGCGCGCTGGCAAAAGATCGGCCAGGCGCAGCGGCATCTGTTCTATTCGCTTCTGCGCTGGAAACTGCCGCGCCCCGGCCGCGACGCCGATCCGCAGGGCGGTCTCGTGTTCGATTTCCTGGCCGACGAGGTGGATGCGAACGGCAATGTGGTTCCCGCCATGACCGGCCACGAAGACGGCCTGATCAGCCTGCGTGCAGCCGAGGCCAATGACGCGACGCGCGAAAGCGTGCGCGTCTCGATGAACGAGCCTTACAGGACGCTGCTCGGCCATTTCCGCCATGAGATCGGCCATTTCTACTGGGCGCAATTGGTGCGCGACGAGCAAACGCTTGCCGAAGCCCGCGCCCTGTTCGGCGACGAGCGCGAGGACTATGCCGAGGCGCTGAAGCGCAACTACGAACAGGGACCGCCAGCCGACTGGCAACTGAACTTCATCAGCACCTATGCCAGCGCCCACCCGGCCGAAGATTTTGCCGAATGCTGGGCGCATTTCTTCCACATCGTCGATACGCTGGAGACAGCCCGCTCCTTCGGCCTGTCCACCGAGCCCCGCCGCCACGAGGACATGGCCGCCGAAGTCGATTTCGACCCCTACCGCGCGAATGATGCCCAACCCCTCGTCGATGCCTGGGTCCCCTTGAGCGTGGCACTCAACAGCATCCAGCGCAGCATGGGCCAGCCCGACAGCTACCCCTTCGTGCTGTCACCCCCGGTGGTACAAAAACTCGATTTCATAAACAGTTTGATCCGCCGGGCAGGGGCGGTGTACGGGCAGTAG
- a CDS encoding CsbD family protein, protein MGSTSDKISGAANQAAGKVKQAAGKATGSEKLQAEGKGQEVKGKVQTATGKAKDAVKGTVDRM, encoded by the coding sequence ATGGGTAGCACTTCCGACAAGATTTCCGGCGCCGCCAATCAGGCAGCAGGCAAGGTCAAGCAGGCAGCAGGCAAGGCAACCGGCAGTGAAAAGCTGCAGGCTGAAGGCAAGGGCCAGGAAGTCAAGGGCAAGGTCCAGACGGCTACAGGCAAGGCCAAGGACGCCGTCAAGGGTACCGTTGATCGCATGTAA
- a CDS encoding YqgE/AlgH family protein, with protein MMATFQKKRERGVLDGQFLIAMPGMFDSNFARTVIFVCAHSDDGAMGFVLNRPQQLTFPDVLLHLQIIDQEQAIRLPGITRDFQIQTGGPVETGRGFVLHSDDYLSESSIPVNDDICLTATLDIVRAISRGEGPAKAMMMLGYAGWGAGQLENEIANNGWLNCPASEELIFDRGLGDKYDRALASMGVAPAMLSVDAGHA; from the coding sequence ATGATGGCGACGTTCCAGAAAAAGCGCGAACGCGGGGTGTTGGACGGTCAGTTCCTGATCGCCATGCCCGGCATGTTCGACAGCAATTTTGCCCGCACCGTTATTTTCGTCTGCGCCCATTCGGACGACGGCGCCATGGGCTTCGTGCTCAACCGGCCGCAGCAACTGACATTTCCCGATGTTCTCCTGCATCTGCAGATCATCGATCAGGAACAGGCCATCCGGCTTCCAGGCATTACGCGCGATTTCCAGATCCAGACCGGCGGCCCGGTGGAAACCGGCCGTGGCTTCGTTCTGCATTCGGATGATTACCTCAGCGAGTCCAGCATTCCCGTCAATGACGACATCTGCCTGACGGCAACGCTCGATATCGTACGGGCGATTTCGCGCGGCGAGGGGCCTGCCAAGGCGATGATGATGCTCGGCTATGCCGGGTGGGGTGCGGGCCAGCTTGAAAATGAAATCGCCAACAATGGCTGGCTGAATTGCCCGGCCAGCGAGGAGCTGATCTTCGACCGCGGCCTCGGCGACAAATACGACCGGGCTCTGGCCTCGATGGGTGTGGCGCCTGCCATGCTGTCGGTCGATGCCGGCCATGCATAG
- a CDS encoding protein-disulfide reductase DsbD domain-containing protein has translation MAAQSQWVQSQGGEVRIVAAKPLADGTIPAILDIRLKPGWKTYWIDPGASGIPPQITIDPTDGIAFSGLRFPAPKAFHDGIAGYTGYDHSVAFPLSLKREKSGDLSLNASVFLGICKDICIPVQADLHLSLPEGLAENPLDRARIEDAVAALPMPPSGTFKVTAAAFDAAEKRLHLELVTPAAMPAEIFLSGPAGYSFGTPDTVVAQDGKVTAVVPVRVPAKGGALKSGAVTLVARSGEQSIETPLAFD, from the coding sequence ATGGCCGCACAAAGCCAGTGGGTGCAGTCGCAAGGCGGCGAGGTTCGCATCGTCGCCGCCAAACCGCTCGCTGATGGCACGATCCCGGCCATTCTCGACATCCGGCTGAAGCCCGGCTGGAAGACCTACTGGATCGACCCCGGTGCCAGCGGGATCCCGCCGCAGATCACCATCGACCCGACGGACGGCATTGCCTTTTCCGGTCTGCGCTTTCCAGCACCGAAGGCCTTTCACGACGGCATTGCGGGATATACGGGCTATGATCATTCGGTGGCCTTTCCGCTCTCTCTGAAGCGCGAGAAAAGCGGCGATCTCAGCCTGAATGCCTCGGTGTTTCTCGGGATTTGCAAGGATATCTGCATCCCGGTGCAGGCAGACCTGCATCTTTCGCTGCCCGAGGGACTTGCGGAAAACCCGCTCGACCGGGCCCGGATCGAGGATGCCGTCGCGGCCCTGCCGATGCCGCCGTCCGGCACCTTCAAGGTGACGGCCGCCGCCTTCGACGCGGCTGAAAAGCGCCTGCACCTGGAACTGGTAACGCCGGCGGCAATGCCTGCGGAAATCTTCCTGTCCGGTCCTGCCGGCTATAGTTTCGGCACGCCGGACACAGTTGTCGCGCAGGATGGCAAGGTGACGGCCGTGGTGCCGGTCAGGGTTCCCGCCAAGGGCGGCGCCTTGAAAAGCGGCGCGGTGACGCTGGTTGCGCGTTCGGGCGAACAGAGCATCGAAACCCCGCTTGCCTTTGACTGA
- a CDS encoding peroxiredoxin encodes MTISVGDKLPAATFKEKTADGPVEITTDQLFSGKKVVLFAVPGAFTPTCSLNHLPGYLENRDAILARGVDDIAVVAVNDLHVMGAWATASGGMGKIHFLSDWNAAFTKALGMDIDLSAGTLGLRSKRYSMLVEDGVVKTINVEESPGQATVSAAAAMLEQI; translated from the coding sequence GTGACCATTTCCGTCGGAGACAAGCTGCCTGCCGCCACCTTCAAGGAAAAGACCGCCGATGGCCCGGTCGAAATCACCACCGACCAGCTGTTTTCCGGCAAGAAGGTCGTGCTCTTTGCCGTTCCCGGCGCTTTCACGCCGACCTGCTCGCTCAACCACCTGCCGGGCTATCTGGAAAACCGCGACGCTATCCTTGCCCGCGGCGTCGATGATATCGCCGTCGTCGCCGTCAACGACCTGCATGTGATGGGCGCCTGGGCAACCGCATCGGGCGGCATGGGCAAGATCCATTTTCTCTCCGACTGGAACGCCGCCTTCACCAAGGCTCTCGGCATGGATATCGATCTCTCGGCCGGCACGCTCGGCCTGCGCTCCAAGCGCTATTCGATGCTGGTGGAAGACGGCGTGGTGAAAACCATCAATGTCGAGGAAAGCCCCGGACAGGCGACCGTCTCTGCCGCTGCCGCCATGCTCGAGCAGATTTGA
- a CDS encoding SRPBCC family protein gives MTTPDPKLDLTISRIIKAPRSLVWSAWTDPSRFEQWWIPAPAKCKVVAMDLRPGGALTTQMSENGGDFQPHLSACFLDVQDGERIVFTNALTGGWRPAEQPFMTAIVTLQDHPDGTDYHAYVMHKSNADRTMHEELGFFDGWGTVIGQLATLVEKRVR, from the coding sequence ATGACCACACCCGACCCCAAGCTCGACCTGACGATTTCCCGGATCATCAAGGCGCCGCGATCGCTTGTCTGGAGCGCCTGGACCGATCCGTCACGCTTCGAGCAATGGTGGATCCCCGCGCCGGCCAAATGCAAGGTGGTCGCCATGGACCTGCGCCCGGGCGGAGCCCTTACGACGCAGATGAGCGAAAACGGCGGCGATTTCCAGCCGCATCTCTCCGCCTGCTTCCTGGATGTGCAGGATGGCGAGCGGATCGTCTTCACCAACGCGCTGACCGGCGGCTGGCGCCCGGCCGAACAGCCCTTCATGACGGCCATCGTCACGCTGCAGGATCATCCAGACGGCACCGATTACCACGCTTATGTCATGCACAAGAGCAATGCCGACCGGACAATGCACGAAGAGCTGGGCTTCTTCGACGGCTGGGGCACTGTCATCGGCCAGCTTGCAACATTGGTCGAGAAGCGGGTTCGGTAG
- a CDS encoding ArsR/SmtB family transcription factor: MDQYSHQLDGIFQALADPTRRAVLARLGNGPASISDLAEPFAMALPSFMKHIHFLEGSGLIKTRKQGRVRTCTIEKQQFAAVDAWLSAQRSLWEGRTDRLEQFVTRTKETKT, translated from the coding sequence ATGGATCAGTATTCACACCAGCTCGACGGGATTTTCCAGGCGCTGGCAGACCCGACGCGGCGGGCCGTGCTGGCGCGGCTGGGCAATGGACCGGCCAGCATCAGCGACCTTGCCGAACCCTTCGCCATGGCCCTGCCGTCCTTCATGAAACACATTCATTTTCTGGAGGGCAGCGGCCTGATCAAGACCCGCAAGCAGGGGCGGGTCCGCACCTGCACCATCGAGAAACAGCAGTTTGCCGCAGTCGATGCGTGGCTGTCGGCGCAGCGTTCGCTGTGGGAGGGCCGTACCGACAGGCTTGAGCAGTTCGTTACCAGGACAAAAGAAACCAAGACTTAA
- a CDS encoding VOC family protein — protein MNQSIALIALVVADYDAAIAFYVGKLGFVLVEDSYQPEQDKRWVVVPPPGKGSTALLLAKASSPVQEPFVGNQAGGRVFLFLQTDDFWRDHAKMVETGIRFIREPKEAPYGIVAVFEDLYGNLWDLVEFTDGR, from the coding sequence ATGAACCAGAGCATCGCGCTGATCGCGCTCGTCGTTGCCGATTATGACGCGGCGATTGCTTTTTACGTCGGCAAGCTCGGTTTCGTGCTGGTCGAGGACAGTTACCAGCCCGAGCAGGACAAACGCTGGGTGGTTGTGCCGCCGCCTGGCAAGGGCAGCACAGCGCTGCTTTTGGCAAAGGCGTCCTCGCCGGTTCAGGAACCATTCGTCGGCAATCAGGCGGGCGGGCGCGTGTTCCTGTTTTTGCAGACCGATGATTTCTGGCGCGATCATGCAAAGATGGTCGAGACAGGAATCCGCTTTATCCGCGAACCGAAAGAGGCTCCCTACGGCATCGTCGCCGTGTTCGAGGACCTCTATGGAAATCTCTGGGATCTGGTCGAGTTTACCGACGGACGATAG
- the rnhA gene encoding ribonuclease HI, giving the protein MKHVDIFTDGACSGNPGPGGWGAVLRYGETEKDLCGGEAETTNNRMELLAAITALTSLKTQCEVDLYTDSKYVMDGIGKWIHGWKKNGWKTADKKPVKNGELWQALDAANQSHKVTWHWVKGHAGHPENERADELARKGMEPFKKKR; this is encoded by the coding sequence ATGAAACATGTTGATATCTTCACCGATGGCGCCTGCTCCGGAAACCCCGGTCCGGGCGGCTGGGGCGCGGTGCTGCGCTATGGCGAGACCGAGAAGGACCTGTGCGGCGGCGAGGCGGAAACCACCAACAACCGTATGGAACTGCTGGCGGCAATCACCGCGCTCACGAGCCTGAAGACACAGTGTGAAGTCGATCTCTATACCGATTCGAAATATGTCATGGACGGCATCGGCAAGTGGATCCACGGCTGGAAGAAGAACGGCTGGAAGACCGCAGACAAGAAGCCGGTGAAGAACGGCGAACTCTGGCAGGCGCTCGATGCCGCCAACCAGAGCCACAAGGTCACCTGGCACTGGGTCAAGGGCCATGCCGGCCACCCGGAAAACGAACGCGCCGACGAACTCGCCCGCAAGGGCATGGAACCGTTTAAGAAGAAGCGGTAA
- a CDS encoding homoserine kinase: MAVYTDITEDDLNGFLKQYDVGTLTSYKGIAEGVENTNFLLHTTKGAYILTLYEKRVDQNDLPFFLGLMHHLAGNGLSCPLPLPRADGELLGHLSGRPAAVISFLEGMWLRKPDASHCREVGKALAAMHVAGEGFEIRRPNALSVGGWRPLWNNSRDRADEVQQGLADEIAHELDFLEANWPKDLPEGVIHADLFPDNVFFLGDQLSGLIDFYFACNDLLAYDVSVCLNAWCFEKDGAFNITKAMALLAGYQSVRPLTSAEIEALPLLARGSALRFFLTRLYDWLMTPAGALVVKKDPLEYLKKLQFHRSVATSAEYGLTNETMPA, encoded by the coding sequence TTGGCAGTTTACACCGATATCACCGAAGACGATCTCAACGGCTTTCTGAAGCAATATGATGTCGGCACGCTGACGTCCTACAAGGGCATTGCCGAAGGCGTCGAGAACACCAATTTTCTGCTGCACACCACCAAGGGTGCCTATATCCTGACGCTTTACGAAAAGCGGGTGGACCAGAACGACCTGCCGTTTTTCCTCGGACTGATGCATCATCTCGCCGGCAACGGTTTGTCATGCCCGCTGCCTCTGCCGCGTGCCGATGGCGAATTGCTCGGCCATCTCTCGGGCCGTCCGGCCGCCGTCATTTCCTTCCTCGAGGGCATGTGGCTGCGCAAGCCGGATGCCAGCCATTGCCGCGAGGTCGGCAAGGCGCTCGCCGCCATGCATGTGGCCGGCGAGGGGTTCGAGATCCGCCGTCCCAACGCGCTGTCCGTCGGCGGCTGGCGGCCGTTGTGGAACAATTCGCGCGACCGCGCCGACGAGGTGCAACAGGGGCTGGCGGATGAGATTGCCCATGAACTGGATTTCCTCGAGGCCAACTGGCCGAAGGACCTGCCGGAAGGCGTCATCCATGCCGATCTCTTTCCCGACAACGTCTTCTTCCTTGGCGACCAACTGTCCGGCCTGATCGACTTCTATTTTGCCTGCAACGACCTGCTCGCCTATGACGTCTCGGTCTGCCTGAATGCCTGGTGCTTCGAAAAGGACGGCGCGTTCAACATCACCAAGGCCATGGCGCTGCTTGCGGGTTACCAGAGCGTGCGGCCGCTGACATCTGCCGAGATCGAGGCGCTGCCGCTGCTGGCGCGCGGTTCGGCGCTGCGGTTTTTCCTGACGCGGCTCTACGACTGGCTGATGACGCCGGCCGGTGCCCTCGTGGTCAAGAAGGACCCGCTGGAATATCTGAAGAAGCTGCAGTTCCACCGCTCCGTCGCAACATCAGCCGAATACGGCCTCACCAACGAGACAATGCCCGCATGA